A stretch of Vannielia litorea DNA encodes these proteins:
- a CDS encoding Lrp/AsnC family transcriptional regulator, whose protein sequence is MSATDRTLIAALRADARLSITELAERAGVSRATARARLDALMAEGRIRRFTIETDTDLDGAVRAITLIELQGSMSRKVIRALSNIAEVWRIHSTNGAWDLVVEVRTETLPDFDRVLREIREVPGVLNSQSSILLSRVSG, encoded by the coding sequence GTGTCAGCCACCGACCGCACCCTGATCGCCGCCCTGCGCGCCGATGCCCGCCTTTCGATCACCGAACTGGCCGAACGTGCCGGGGTGTCCCGCGCGACGGCCAGGGCACGGCTGGATGCGCTGATGGCCGAGGGTCGCATCCGGCGTTTCACCATAGAGACGGATACCGACCTTGACGGGGCGGTTCGTGCGATCACGCTGATCGAGCTTCAGGGCAGCATGTCGCGAAAGGTCATCCGGGCGCTGTCGAACATCGCCGAAGTCTGGCGGATCCACAGCACCAACGGGGCCTGGGACCTGGTCGTGGAAGTAAGGACCGAAACGCTCCCGGACTTCGACCGGGTGCTGCGCGAGATCCGCGAGGTGCCCGGTGTTCTCAACAGCCAGAGCTCGATCCTGCTGTCACGGGTCAGCGGCTAG
- a CDS encoding cation:proton antiporter: MEHESFLITLGVLFLAGLLADTLGRFTRLPRVTMLLLLGIAVGQSGLRLLPAEAAGWFELVSVVALTMVAFLLGGELTGENLRRHGRPILVISLTVTLLTVIVTWAGLTALGVDPRLALLLGAIATATDPAAIAEVFREKGVKTGFTETISGIVAIDDVWGIMVFSACLALVGHDGGSVSALAAAGVEIGGAVLLGLAVGLPAALLTGRLKPGEPLQAEALGIVMLTAGVALWLEVSYLVAGMTAGAIIANVARHHDRAFHEIEHIEWPFMLLFFLLAGASFDLGVLVTLGWVGLGYLGLRVLARILAGELGAALSGVPAPERHAYGPSLMPQAGVAVGMALVAAETLPEFAGPVLTVTIAATVVFEVLGPPALSATLDWLARRTP, translated from the coding sequence GTGGAACACGAAAGCTTTCTCATCACGCTCGGCGTGCTCTTTCTCGCCGGGCTGCTGGCCGATACGCTCGGGCGCTTCACCCGCCTGCCGCGCGTGACCATGCTCCTGCTGCTAGGCATCGCCGTGGGCCAGTCGGGCCTGCGGCTGCTGCCTGCGGAGGCGGCGGGCTGGTTCGAGCTGGTCTCGGTGGTGGCGCTCACCATGGTGGCCTTCCTTCTGGGCGGCGAGCTGACCGGCGAGAACCTGCGGCGCCACGGCAGGCCGATCCTGGTGATCTCGCTCACCGTCACCCTCCTCACCGTGATCGTCACCTGGGCCGGCCTCACCGCGCTCGGGGTAGACCCGCGCCTCGCCCTGCTGCTCGGCGCCATCGCCACCGCAACCGACCCGGCGGCGATTGCCGAGGTGTTCCGGGAGAAGGGCGTGAAGACCGGCTTCACCGAAACCATCAGCGGCATCGTCGCCATCGACGATGTCTGGGGCATCATGGTGTTCAGCGCCTGCCTCGCGCTGGTGGGCCATGACGGCGGCTCTGTCAGCGCGCTGGCGGCGGCAGGGGTCGAGATCGGTGGAGCGGTGCTGCTCGGCCTTGCCGTGGGCCTGCCCGCCGCGCTGCTGACCGGGCGCCTCAAGCCGGGCGAGCCGCTTCAGGCCGAGGCGCTCGGCATCGTAATGCTCACCGCCGGAGTCGCGCTCTGGCTCGAGGTCTCCTACCTCGTCGCCGGAATGACCGCCGGGGCGATCATCGCCAATGTCGCCCGCCACCACGACCGCGCCTTCCACGAGATCGAACACATCGAATGGCCCTTCATGCTGCTGTTCTTCCTGCTGGCCGGGGCCTCCTTCGACCTCGGCGTTCTGGTCACTCTGGGCTGGGTCGGCCTCGGCTATCTCGGCCTGCGTGTGCTCGCCCGGATCCTCGCGGGCGAACTCGGCGCCGCGCTCTCCGGGGTGCCCGCGCCCGAGCGCCACGCCTACGGGCCGTCACTGATGCCGCAAGCCGGGGTGGCGGTGGGCATGGCGCTGGTGGCGGCCGAAACCCTGCCGGAGTTCGCCGGCCCCGTGCTCACCGTGACCATCGCCGCCACCGTGGTGTTCGAGGTGCTGGGCCCGCCGGCGCTCTCGGCCACCCTCGACTGGCTCGCGCGCCGAACCCCCTGA
- a CDS encoding cytochrome C, whose amino-acid sequence MRSNVISYLVLLSFMVAGFVTLAVAPGATQSGTEPAEEAEVPYVLPKSGPFHPEQINIANNEAIANWYRSAHADQAAEAFRHWDEEEEIAPVCAVCHAGEGFRAFHGLDGSAPGLPATPVPTGGVVDCGTCHNAGLAEIEAVAFPSGLMHPVQGVEAACLTCHQGRTAGSTVAAKVTGLEEDAPNPDLSFINPHYATAGATWLGGYGGAGFHFEGKAYSGRFFHARPVSTCNSCHEPHTLEVAFEPCLTCHQGDAPEAIRISRQSYDGSGDTSKGIKADIDANAALLLDMVRDYAATVIGVPILYEGHRYPYFFADANGDGAIDEAEGKAIAYNAWSPRMLKAAYNWKLVTSDPGNFAHNPAYALELLHDSIEALSGPLGVDMDELGLLR is encoded by the coding sequence ATGCGCAGCAACGTCATTTCCTACCTTGTCCTTCTTTCCTTCATGGTCGCCGGCTTCGTCACGCTTGCCGTCGCGCCCGGCGCGACCCAGAGCGGCACCGAGCCCGCCGAGGAGGCAGAGGTGCCCTACGTCCTGCCGAAGTCGGGGCCGTTCCACCCCGAACAGATCAACATCGCCAACAACGAGGCGATCGCAAACTGGTATCGCTCGGCCCATGCCGACCAGGCGGCAGAAGCGTTCCGGCATTGGGACGAGGAGGAGGAGATCGCGCCGGTCTGCGCCGTCTGCCACGCGGGCGAGGGCTTTCGGGCCTTCCACGGGCTCGACGGCAGCGCGCCGGGGCTGCCCGCCACGCCGGTGCCCACCGGCGGCGTGGTCGATTGCGGCACCTGCCACAACGCCGGGCTTGCGGAGATCGAGGCGGTGGCCTTTCCCTCCGGGCTGATGCACCCGGTGCAGGGCGTTGAGGCGGCCTGCCTGACCTGCCACCAGGGCCGCACCGCGGGCAGCACCGTGGCCGCCAAGGTGACCGGGCTCGAAGAGGATGCCCCCAACCCGGACCTTTCCTTCATCAACCCGCATTACGCCACCGCCGGGGCCACTTGGCTGGGCGGCTATGGCGGCGCGGGCTTTCACTTCGAAGGCAAGGCCTACTCCGGCCGGTTCTTCCACGCCCGCCCGGTCTCGACCTGCAACTCCTGCCACGAGCCGCACACGCTGGAGGTGGCCTTCGAGCCCTGCCTGACCTGCCACCAGGGCGATGCGCCCGAGGCGATCCGGATCTCGCGGCAAAGCTATGACGGCAGCGGCGACACCTCCAAGGGCATCAAGGCCGATATCGACGCCAACGCCGCGCTTCTGCTCGACATGGTCCGCGACTACGCCGCCACGGTGATCGGCGTGCCGATCCTCTACGAGGGCCACCGCTACCCCTACTTCTTCGCCGACGCCAATGGCGACGGGGCGATCGACGAGGCCGAAGGCAAGGCCATCGCCTACAACGCCTGGTCGCCGCGAATGCTGAAGGCCGCCTACAACTGGAAGCTGGTCACCTCCGATCCCGGCAACTTTGCCCACAACCCGGCCTACGCGCTGGAGCTGCTGCACGATTCGATCGAGGCGCTCTCCGGCCCGCTGGGGGTGGACATGGACGAGCTCGGCCTTCTGCGCTGA
- a CDS encoding Na(+)-translocating NADH-quinone reductase subunit A, which translates to MPNLASSAGLMPRFSSPPRSGSEVPEEITEEAGVTGPEGPALRIVPLVEEGAVVAQGAPLAHLRDQEGLCLVAPMAGRVARLRLLPGRRLSEIVLFREPGGDRHRHEAKGAEADPRGLMQHAGLWPLLRRRPFGGMPPPGERPAAIVVMAADSRPLAPDPRSALEGREEAFGRGLAALAGLTDGPVHVVAGAGPALLEPGLAGGRVQAARCGTRHPQGLAGWQVHGLAPARIEAPVWDIHAEDVATLGALLETGLVPETRLVHVAGPELRESRLLYTQPGADLRGLTHRIALPGGHALLSGSPLCGRPAHWLGARDRQVSVMPREAGPAPVHWLRAALTRSATPPPVIPTAALDQAFAGALPAAALIRALTAGDEDTAIGLGLLSLLEEDLALADYILGGTARLRALLRAMLDRIETERAA; encoded by the coding sequence ATGCCCAACCTTGCGTCCTCCGCAGGGCTTATGCCGCGCTTTTCATCACCTCCCCGCTCCGGGTCCGAGGTGCCGGAGGAGATCACCGAAGAGGCCGGCGTGACCGGGCCGGAGGGGCCGGCGCTGCGAATCGTGCCGCTGGTCGAGGAGGGCGCGGTGGTGGCCCAGGGCGCGCCGCTTGCGCATCTGCGCGACCAGGAGGGCCTCTGCCTTGTCGCGCCGATGGCCGGGCGGGTGGCGCGGCTGCGGCTGCTGCCCGGGCGGCGGCTTTCGGAGATCGTGCTCTTCCGCGAGCCGGGGGGCGACCGGCACCGGCATGAGGCCAAGGGTGCCGAGGCCGACCCGCGCGGGCTGATGCAGCACGCCGGTCTCTGGCCGCTGCTGCGCCGCCGGCCCTTCGGGGGCATGCCCCCGCCCGGCGAGCGCCCCGCCGCGATCGTGGTGATGGCGGCCGACAGCCGGCCGCTCGCGCCCGATCCGCGGAGTGCGCTGGAGGGGCGCGAAGAGGCCTTCGGGCGCGGTCTGGCAGCACTCGCCGGTCTGACCGACGGGCCGGTGCATGTGGTGGCTGGCGCGGGGCCTGCGCTCCTCGAGCCCGGCCTTGCCGGCGGGCGGGTGCAGGCGGCACGCTGCGGTACGCGCCATCCGCAGGGGCTGGCCGGCTGGCAGGTGCATGGCCTTGCCCCGGCCCGTATCGAGGCCCCGGTCTGGGACATTCATGCCGAGGACGTGGCGACGCTGGGCGCCCTGCTGGAGACGGGGCTGGTGCCCGAAACCCGGCTCGTGCATGTCGCCGGGCCGGAGTTGCGCGAGAGCCGCCTGCTTTACACCCAGCCGGGGGCCGACCTGCGCGGCCTGACCCACCGCATCGCCCTGCCGGGCGGCCATGCGCTGCTTTCGGGCTCGCCGCTCTGCGGGCGTCCGGCGCATTGGCTCGGCGCGCGCGACCGGCAGGTGAGCGTGATGCCGCGCGAGGCCGGGCCCGCGCCTGTCCACTGGCTTCGCGCGGCGCTGACCCGCTCGGCCACGCCGCCGCCGGTGATCCCGACCGCCGCGCTCGACCAGGCCTTCGCCGGGGCTCTGCCGGCGGCTGCCCTGATCCGCGCCCTGACGGCGGGCGACGAGGACACCGCGATCGGGCTTGGCCTGCTCTCGCTGCTGGAGGAAGACCTTGCCCTGGCCGACTACATTCTCGGCGGCACCGCCCGGCTGCGCGCACTGCTGCGCGCCATGCTCGACCGGATCGAGACGGAGCGCGCCGCATGA
- a CDS encoding RnfABCDGE type electron transport complex subunit D → MSRGLWDRETVALLLIAACLPLAVIWLGYGGTGAALRLVSVGLVLAGWQLVFLLARAQPPSLAAAVTALAIAMLAPEELGPLRMVLGVSFGVVMGELVFGGWGRNVVHPATVALAFLGFGFPGVGWPEILLPVAWAAIPAAALGIALGVMHWPVIAGAVLTGAVTTQLGHVPAATLPAAAVALVLLVADPVTSATTPLGRWLNGGLYALMLTLFASHWAGAAPVQIAVSAALFAALAAPLLDEAAIALWRARRRRRHGQP, encoded by the coding sequence ATGAGCCGGGGGCTGTGGGACAGGGAGACGGTTGCCCTGCTGCTGATCGCGGCCTGCCTGCCGCTGGCGGTGATCTGGCTTGGCTACGGCGGCACCGGGGCGGCGCTGCGGCTGGTTTCGGTGGGTCTGGTGCTCGCGGGCTGGCAGCTGGTGTTCCTCCTGGCCCGCGCCCAGCCGCCCTCGCTGGCCGCCGCCGTCACCGCTCTGGCCATCGCCATGCTGGCGCCCGAGGAGCTGGGCCCCCTCCGCATGGTGCTGGGCGTCAGCTTCGGCGTGGTGATGGGAGAGCTGGTGTTCGGTGGCTGGGGGCGCAACGTGGTGCATCCGGCGACGGTGGCGCTGGCCTTCCTGGGCTTCGGCTTTCCCGGCGTGGGCTGGCCCGAGATCCTGCTGCCGGTGGCCTGGGCCGCGATTCCGGCGGCCGCCCTCGGCATCGCGCTGGGCGTGATGCACTGGCCCGTCATCGCCGGTGCCGTACTGACCGGCGCCGTCACCACCCAGCTCGGCCACGTCCCCGCCGCGACACTTCCGGCGGCTGCGGTGGCGCTGGTGCTGCTCGTGGCCGACCCGGTGACCAGCGCCACCACGCCGCTCGGGCGCTGGCTCAACGGCGGGCTCTACGCGCTGATGCTCACCCTCTTCGCCAGCCATTGGGCGGGGGCGGCGCCGGTGCAGATCGCGGTGTCGGCGGCGCTCTTCGCGGCGCTCGCCGCCCCCTTGCTCGACGAAGCCGCCATCGCGCTCTGGCGCGCAAGGAGAAGGAGACGGCATGGCCAGCCCTGA
- a CDS encoding FMN-binding protein → MASPDRNPWRRFLALPNTSRTKTLVVAFLVSAICAVLVSGATVLLRPIKAANRAAEEQARIAALVRGVPGMAELLERAGGTLSTVVIDLDTGRAATGVTPDTLEATLADAANWTALETGEDVAGIGHRPDFAQIYLLREGETVSLVLLPVAGQGYNGQIEAILALRGDMNTIAGIAVTGHAETPGLGARIEEPAWQAGWPGKLLRDEAGTLRFAVARGSATSIHEVDGITGATRTSTAMTRMVRFWLGPRGYGPLVEAIRRGEF, encoded by the coding sequence ATGGCCAGCCCTGACCGAAACCCCTGGCGGCGCTTTCTGGCCCTGCCCAACACCAGCCGCACCAAGACGCTGGTGGTGGCCTTCCTGGTCTCGGCGATCTGCGCTGTCCTAGTGAGCGGGGCGACCGTGCTGCTGCGCCCGATCAAGGCGGCCAACCGCGCCGCCGAGGAGCAGGCCCGCATCGCCGCGCTGGTGCGGGGCGTGCCGGGCATGGCGGAGCTGCTGGAGCGCGCGGGCGGCACCCTGTCGACCGTGGTGATCGACCTCGACACCGGCCGCGCCGCCACCGGGGTCACCCCCGACACGCTGGAGGCCACCCTGGCCGATGCCGCCAACTGGACGGCGCTGGAGACGGGCGAGGACGTGGCCGGCATCGGCCACCGCCCGGATTTTGCGCAGATCTACCTGCTGCGCGAGGGCGAGACCGTCTCGCTGGTGCTGCTGCCGGTGGCCGGGCAGGGGTACAACGGGCAGATCGAGGCGATCCTTGCGCTGCGGGGCGACATGAACACCATCGCCGGGATCGCGGTGACCGGCCACGCCGAGACTCCCGGCCTCGGTGCGCGGATCGAGGAACCGGCCTGGCAGGCGGGCTGGCCCGGCAAGCTCTTGCGCGACGAGGCCGGCACGCTGCGCTTTGCCGTGGCGCGCGGTTCGGCCACCAGCATCCACGAGGTCGACGGCATCACCGGCGCGACCCGCACCAGCACCGCGATGACCCGGATGGTGCGCTTCTGGCTCGGGCCCAGGGGCTACGGCCCGCTGGTCGAGGCGATCCGGCGCGGGGAGTTCTGA
- a CDS encoding NADH:ubiquinone reductase (Na(+)-transporting) subunit D gives MAARFDIWSTLTAPLVQQNPVTLQILGICSALAVTTSLATALTMAASLTVVLTLSAGIISGIRRHIPDTIRLIVQIIIIASLVIVIDQVLQAWFAEISRALSVFVGLITTNCLVLGRTEAFARHNPPLPAMVDAFGNGLGYSLVLLVIGAARELFGKGELMGWQVFALAENGGWFTPLSLMLLPPAAFFLLGLLVWAIRTVQPEQAEAPDHVAPLAGEPAE, from the coding sequence ATGGCCGCCCGGTTCGACATCTGGTCCACCCTGACCGCGCCGCTGGTGCAGCAGAACCCGGTGACCCTGCAGATCCTCGGGATCTGCTCGGCCCTGGCCGTCACCACCTCGCTCGCCACGGCGCTCACCATGGCCGCCTCGCTGACCGTGGTGCTGACCCTCTCGGCGGGGATCATCAGCGGGATCCGGCGGCACATCCCCGACACGATCCGGCTGATCGTGCAGATCATCATCATCGCCTCGCTGGTCATCGTGATCGACCAGGTGCTGCAGGCCTGGTTCGCCGAGATCAGCCGGGCGCTCTCGGTCTTCGTGGGGCTCATCACCACCAACTGCCTCGTGCTGGGCCGGACCGAGGCCTTTGCCCGCCACAACCCGCCCCTTCCGGCGATGGTGGATGCCTTCGGAAACGGGCTGGGATACTCGCTGGTGCTTCTCGTCATCGGCGCGGCGCGCGAACTCTTCGGCAAGGGCGAGCTGATGGGGTGGCAGGTCTTTGCGCTGGCCGAGAACGGCGGCTGGTTCACCCCGCTCAGCCTGATGCTGCTGCCGCCTGCCGCCTTCTTCCTGCTCGGGCTGCTGGTCTGGGCGATCCGCACGGTGCAGCCCGAACAGGCGGAGGCGCCCGACCATGTCGCGCCGCTCGCGGGAGAGCCTGCGGAATGA
- the nqrE gene encoding NADH:ubiquinone reductase (Na(+)-transporting) subunit E yields the protein MSELWSLFLSAAFVDNMPLALFLGLCTFLALSKRPESAIGLGVAITGVMGVTVPLNQLIYSLLLAPGAWAWAGLPELDPSYLALIAFIGVIAATVQFLEMLLDRFFPAIHAAFGVFLPLLTVQCAILAGSLFMVERSFTLPEAAFFGLGSGAGFAVAVVMLSAVRARLAYADLPAGLRGLGITFVLAGLMSLGFAAFAQMVAAQ from the coding sequence ATGAGCGAGCTGTGGTCTCTCTTTCTCTCCGCGGCCTTCGTCGACAACATGCCGCTCGCGCTCTTTCTCGGGCTCTGCACCTTTCTCGCCCTGTCGAAACGGCCCGAAAGCGCCATCGGCCTCGGCGTGGCGATCACCGGGGTGATGGGGGTGACGGTGCCGCTGAACCAGCTCATCTACAGCCTGCTGCTGGCCCCCGGGGCCTGGGCCTGGGCCGGGCTGCCGGAGCTCGATCCCTCCTACCTCGCGCTCATCGCCTTCATCGGGGTCATCGCGGCCACGGTGCAGTTTCTCGAGATGCTGCTCGACCGGTTCTTTCCGGCGATCCACGCGGCCTTTGGCGTCTTCCTGCCGCTGCTGACGGTGCAATGTGCGATCCTTGCGGGCAGCCTCTTCATGGTGGAGCGCAGCTTCACCCTGCCCGAGGCGGCGTTCTTCGGGCTGGGCAGCGGCGCGGGCTTTGCGGTGGCGGTGGTGATGCTCAGCGCGGTACGGGCGCGGCTTGCCTATGCCGACCTGCCCGCCGGGTTGCGGGGCTTGGGCATCACCTTCGTGCTGGCCGGGCTGATGTCGCTCGGCTTTGCCGCCTTCGCGCAGATGGTGGCCGCGCAATGA
- the nqrF gene encoding NADH:ubiquinone reductase (Na(+)-transporting) subunit F, whose translation MTEIALASLTIVLLVTGLALGLLAARRRLIPEGGVEVVVNGATRLHAARGARLLAVLHDGGIRIPAACGGSGTCGLCRVKVEGAGAGEAQATERGVLSPRERRNHLRLACQCSLRGDCTVEVPDDILSAGGGFTCRVASTTMLAPLIREIALELPEGHDTGFRAGDFMQLTAPPYRIDFTDLELPEPFRPAWESAGWRQLEARSDAPVTRAYSLATRPEDRGKAVFDIRLAVPPAGREGEVPPGRVSSWLFSLQPGDEVQASGPFGDFHVQPGGRDMVFVGGGVGMAPLRAMIHQQLGQGTTRRMFYFYGARSAADLFYSAEFDALDAAHDNFSWTPALSDPAPGDRWTGATGFIHNTLWDAMRRHPAPEECEFYLCGPPVMISAVLATLERLGVEPGAIYHDDFGV comes from the coding sequence ATGACCGAGATCGCGCTGGCCAGCCTGACCATCGTGCTGCTCGTCACAGGGCTGGCCCTCGGTCTGCTGGCGGCGCGGCGGCGGCTGATCCCGGAGGGCGGGGTGGAGGTGGTGGTGAACGGCGCCACCCGCCTGCACGCGGCGCGGGGCGCCCGGCTGCTGGCCGTGCTGCATGACGGGGGCATCCGTATTCCGGCGGCCTGCGGCGGCTCGGGCACCTGCGGGCTCTGCCGGGTGAAGGTGGAGGGCGCGGGCGCGGGCGAGGCGCAGGCCACCGAGCGCGGGGTGCTCTCGCCCCGCGAGCGGCGCAACCACCTGCGGCTGGCCTGCCAATGCAGCCTGCGCGGCGACTGCACCGTGGAGGTGCCCGACGACATCCTCTCCGCCGGCGGCGGGTTTACCTGCCGCGTCGCCTCCACCACCATGCTCGCCCCGCTCATCCGCGAGATCGCGCTGGAGCTGCCCGAGGGGCATGACACCGGCTTTCGCGCGGGCGACTTCATGCAGCTGACCGCGCCGCCCTACAGGATCGACTTCACCGACCTGGAGCTGCCCGAGCCGTTTCGCCCGGCCTGGGAGAGCGCCGGGTGGCGGCAGCTGGAGGCGCGCTCCGATGCGCCGGTCACCCGCGCCTACTCGCTCGCAACCCGGCCCGAGGATCGGGGCAAGGCGGTGTTCGACATCCGCCTTGCCGTGCCCCCGGCAGGCCGCGAGGGCGAGGTGCCCCCCGGTCGGGTCTCCTCCTGGCTCTTTTCGTTACAGCCCGGCGACGAGGTGCAGGCCTCCGGCCCCTTCGGCGACTTCCACGTCCAGCCCGGCGGGCGCGACATGGTCTTTGTCGGCGGTGGGGTGGGCATGGCGCCGCTGCGCGCGATGATCCACCAGCAGCTCGGGCAGGGCACCACGCGGCGGATGTTCTACTTCTACGGCGCCCGCAGCGCCGCCGACCTGTTCTACAGCGCGGAGTTCGACGCGCTGGACGCGGCGCATGACAATTTCAGCTGGACGCCCGCGCTGTCGGACCCGGCGCCGGGCGACCGATGGACCGGGGCCACCGGCTTCATCCACAATACCCTCTGGGACGCGATGCGCCGCCACCCGGCGCCGGAGGAGTGCGAATTCTACCTCTGCGGCCCGCCGGTGATGATCTCGGCGGTGCTGGCCACGCTGGAGCGGCTGGGCGTGGAGCCCGGCGCGATCTACCACGATGACTTCGGAGTCTGA
- a CDS encoding CBS domain-containing protein, producing the protein MAQFPVASILRADGPTLTAPMPIRQAVALLVEARAAAAPVLRDDGKLAGILSQKDCFGPALHASYHQEWAGRVADYMSERVVTLDAGDDVVRAAEMFLAHPHRVFPVLEEGRLAGMLYRSDVLALLARIG; encoded by the coding sequence ATGGCGCAGTTTCCCGTGGCCTCGATCCTGCGCGCCGATGGCCCGACGCTCACGGCACCCATGCCGATCCGGCAGGCGGTGGCGCTGCTGGTGGAGGCCCGCGCCGCTGCCGCGCCGGTGCTGCGCGACGACGGCAAGCTGGCCGGCATCCTGAGCCAGAAGGACTGCTTCGGCCCCGCGCTCCACGCCAGCTACCACCAGGAGTGGGCGGGCCGGGTGGCCGACTACATGTCGGAGCGCGTGGTCACCCTCGATGCGGGGGATGACGTGGTGCGGGCCGCCGAGATGTTTCTGGCGCATCCGCATCGGGTGTTTCCGGTGCTGGAGGAGGGGCGGCTTGCGGGCATGCTCTACCGCTCCGACGTGCTGGCGCTGCTGGCGCGGATCGGATGA
- a CDS encoding universal stress protein has product MPIKSILIASDLSERSDRAIKRGLMLARSLGAEATLGCIVDDDMPEDMVSERVERSEAHLEASMKELGGGLSCQVAVRVGEPVSRLVSLVNGKHHDLVVVGRHRTREMFDGLRRTTVESVVSQSLKPVLLVAGPVHGPYERVLAPVAFSMACRSAVALAREVAPGAGERVFHAWMAPFEGLSRGGDDGLKKAVEREIREQARTWAAGLDPAPEVKLRHGGVTPRLEAELRAFVPDLLAVGANTRALSFTGVGAFTSELIRHPPTDLLISRATTP; this is encoded by the coding sequence ATGCCGATAAAGTCGATCCTGATTGCCTCCGATCTCTCGGAGCGTTCCGACCGTGCGATCAAGCGCGGCCTGATGCTGGCCCGGAGCCTCGGCGCCGAGGCGACGCTGGGCTGCATCGTGGATGACGACATGCCCGAGGACATGGTGTCCGAGCGGGTGGAGCGCAGCGAGGCTCACCTCGAGGCGTCGATGAAGGAGCTTGGCGGGGGCCTGAGCTGCCAGGTGGCCGTGAGGGTCGGCGAGCCGGTGTCGCGGCTGGTCTCCCTGGTCAACGGAAAGCACCACGACCTCGTGGTGGTCGGCCGGCACCGCACGCGCGAGATGTTCGACGGCCTGCGGCGCACCACGGTCGAGAGCGTGGTCTCCCAGTCGTTGAAGCCGGTGTTGCTGGTTGCCGGGCCGGTGCACGGTCCTTACGAGCGGGTGCTGGCGCCGGTGGCCTTTTCGATGGCTTGCCGGAGCGCCGTTGCCCTGGCGCGGGAGGTCGCGCCGGGGGCCGGGGAGCGTGTGTTTCATGCCTGGATGGCACCCTTCGAGGGCCTGTCGCGGGGCGGAGACGACGGGCTGAAGAAGGCGGTGGAGCGGGAGATCCGGGAGCAGGCGCGCACCTGGGCCGCGGGCCTCGATCCGGCGCCGGAGGTAAAGCTGCGCCACGGCGGTGTGACGCCCCGGCTGGAGGCGGAGCTGCGGGCCTTCGTACCCGACCTGCTGGCGGTGGGGGCGAACACGCGGGCGCTGTCCTTCACCGGGGTCGGGGCCTTTACCTCGGAGCTGATCCGCCACCCGCCGACCGACCTGCTGATCAGCCGCGCGACCACGCCCTGA
- a CDS encoding L-idonate 5-dehydrogenase: METRVCRLYGQNDIRIETAPLAAPGPGEVLLALAAGGICGSDLHYYQDGGFGPIRVREPIILGHEASGTVLALGPGVRGLAEGDRVAINPSRPCGSCSFCQQDLPIHCLSMRFSGSAMRMPHEQGLFRDRMVVSAAQCVPVGDGVSLAQAACAEPLAVCLHARNQAGELAGKRVLVTGAGPIGALCAAAAAEAGAAEVVVTDLQDFTLGVAARMGATRTVNVATDAAALEPYAENKGQFDVAFECSAAAPAIKTAITCLRPRGRLVQVGVSGDVPIPLNMLVGKEIAYHGTQRFAGEFSEAVALIGAGRIDVSPIITGSFPLERAVEAFTQAGDRSGAVKVQLSFADA, encoded by the coding sequence ATGGAAACCCGCGTCTGCCGCCTCTACGGCCAGAACGACATCCGGATCGAAACCGCCCCCCTCGCCGCGCCCGGCCCCGGCGAGGTGCTGCTGGCGCTGGCCGCGGGCGGCATCTGCGGCTCGGACCTGCATTACTACCAGGACGGCGGCTTCGGCCCGATCCGGGTGCGCGAGCCGATCATCCTTGGCCATGAGGCCTCGGGCACGGTGCTGGCCCTGGGTCCGGGCGTGCGCGGCCTCGCCGAGGGCGACCGGGTGGCGATCAACCCCAGCCGCCCCTGCGGCAGCTGCAGCTTCTGCCAGCAGGACCTGCCGATCCATTGCCTCTCCATGCGCTTCAGCGGCTCGGCCATGCGGATGCCGCACGAGCAGGGCCTGTTCCGCGACCGGATGGTGGTGAGCGCCGCGCAATGCGTGCCGGTGGGCGACGGCGTGAGCCTCGCGCAGGCCGCCTGTGCCGAGCCGCTGGCGGTGTGCCTGCACGCCCGCAACCAGGCCGGCGAGCTCGCCGGCAAGCGGGTGCTGGTCACCGGCGCGGGCCCCATCGGCGCGCTCTGCGCCGCTGCCGCCGCAGAGGCCGGCGCGGCGGAGGTGGTGGTGACCGATCTGCAGGATTTCACCCTCGGCGTGGCCGCCAGGATGGGCGCGACCCGCACCGTCAACGTGGCCACCGACGCCGCCGCGCTGGAGCCCTACGCCGAGAACAAGGGCCAGTTCGACGTGGCCTTCGAATGTTCTGCCGCCGCCCCCGCGATCAAGACCGCCATCACCTGCCTGCGCCCGCGCGGGCGGCTGGTTCAGGTGGGCGTGTCGGGCGACGTGCCGATCCCGCTCAACATGCTGGTCGGCAAGGAAATCGCCTATCACGGCACCCAGCGCTTTGCCGGCGAGTTCTCCGAGGCGGTGGCGCTGATCGGGGCCGGGCGGATCGACGTTTCGCCGATCATCACCGGCAGCTTCCCGCTGGAGCGCGCGGTGGAGGCCTTCACCCAGGCCGGCGACCGCTCGGGCGCGGTGAAGGTGCAGCTCTCCTTCGCGGACGCCTGA